In Actinomycetota bacterium, the sequence GGCCAGCAGTTCGTCGATCGCGTCGACCAACGTGGTGAGCTGGGCGGTGTAGCGCGCATCGGTGACGGAGAGGAGCTGTGCCGCTTCGTCGCGGACGTCGGAAACCGCCTCGGTGGCCTCGGCGACGGTCGCGCCCGTCTCCGGTATGGATTCGATCGCGCTGTCGGCCGCTTGCACGAACTCGGCGTAGGCGGTGCACATCGACAGCTCTTCCTCGTCGCCGGTGCACGCCGTCAGTGCCAGTGCAGCGCCGGCGATCAGGCCGAGCGCGGGTCTGTATCTCATGGTGCACTCCCTCCGGACGAAGTGGTGGCGAGAGCGGTGCCCCAGCGCCGGACTAGGTCGTGGGCGTGCTGGAGCCGCTCCGCCAGCCAGGCGATGCGGTCGGCGGGAGGTTCGACCCAGTCGGTGCCCGGCTGCATCAGCGCGGCGGTCGACTCCTCGCCGAGGAGGAACTCACGAAGGAACTCGTTCTGCCACGCGCCCAACCGCAGAGAGCGCGGTGGGCTGCCAGCCATACGGACGACGGCGCGAGGCTCGAGAGCACGCAGCATCGGCCCGGCGAGTTGCGTCTCGTGGCCCCCGAGGTAGGGGCGGTTGAAGCCGACGTCGTCGGCCTGCCATGCGTCGAACGCGAGGCGATACGCAGCGGCGATGCTGCGCAGGCGCGCGGGGTCGATCGTGGGGATGGAGATCTCGTCGCGCAGGCCCGCTTGGTCGGTGGCGGTGAGCTCTCCCCACGCATCGCCCCGGTTCGACAGCGCGACCAAGTTGGGAAGGCGATCGGCGACCTTGCGCTCCACACATATCGCACCGTCGGGCTGAGCGGTGTGGTTCATCGTGTCGTGGATCGAGAGCAGGTCGAGGGTGGTCGCCGAGTTCCAGCCGGCCACCGTCGTCTCGGCGGGGTCGAGTGTGGCGAGGCGCCGCAGCTTGGCCTCGACGACGCGCTCGATCAGCGCCTGGCGGACCCGCTCGTACTCGTCGACGCCGAGCGTGCCAGCAACCGTCAGCGCCGAGACGAGCTGATCCCATTCGGCGTCGGTCTCCGGACGTCGGAGCACCGGCATGTAGCCGAACGTCACCGGGCGGATGGCGTCGGCACCGGCAAGCGACGGGCGCTCTCCTTCGCCCGCAGCCTCTAGGCGATCGAACGCCTCACGCAAGGAGGCGGCCACGTCTGCGGGGCGCGGCCGGTTGGCGTCGCGAACGGCGCGTGGGTGCGGGTTCTCGATGTAGAGCACATGCGGGTCGTTCTCTGCCCAGCGGCGGGCGACCGGGCTCGTCGAGACGTCGGTGAAGTCGTACTGCAGCCGCTTCGTGAAGCGGCTCTCGACGAACGGCTGCATCTCGGCCGGGAAGGCAGCAGACGCGTGAGGGCCGGTGACGATCAGATCGATCTCGCCGAGCGCGTCGTCGACATCGCGCTCCCCGCGTCCGACGAAGTACGCCATGTCGCCGGCACCGAAGCGAGTACCGGCCGGGATCCAGTCGATGTGCGCGATGTCCCCGCGTTGTGGTCCGGCCCCGCTCATCTTCCCCCGACCCTTGGATTCACTTCGACACCCTCACGGCAGGCAGCGCGTTCGTGGCCGACCATACCCCCAGCCACTTCGGCAACTTGGCATCGGCAAGGGCGTGGCTTCACCGAGCGCGCTTGCCGAGTGATGCCTCGCGGGCGCTCGCCTCGACCCTGATGCTGCGGGTCTCCGGACGCTTGGCTTGCGCGATCCACCAGAGGATCTGCTTGCGTGCCGAAGGGGGGAAGGCGTTCCAGTGCTCCCTCGCGCCCGCGTGGCGGTCGAGGGCAGCCGCTAGGTCGTCGGGGACCACGAGGTCCTCCACCGAATCGAGCAAGGTCCACGAGCCGTCGGCCCGCGCCCTGTCGACGACTGCCTGGCCGGCCGGGAGCATGCGCCCCTCCGCTTCCAGCCGGGCGATGCGTGCCTTGTTGGTGCGGGCCCACGGGCTGCCCGGGCGGCGGCGGGCGAAGTAGAGCATCGCGCGCTCTTCGTCGAGCTTCTTCGCCGTGCTGTCGATCCAGCCGACGCGCAACGCCTCCTCGATCTGTTGCTCGTACGGTGGTGCCGGACGACCGGTCGCGCTGCGC encodes:
- a CDS encoding N-formylglutamate amidohydrolase — its product is MSGAGPQRGDIAHIDWIPAGTRFGAGDMAYFVGRGERDVDDALGEIDLIVTGPHASAAFPAEMQPFVESRFTKRLQYDFTDVSTSPVARRWAENDPHVLYIENPHPRAVRDANRPRPADVAASLREAFDRLEAAGEGERPSLAGADAIRPVTFGYMPVLRRPETDAEWDQLVSALTVAGTLGVDEYERVRQALIERVVEAKLRRLATLDPAETTVAGWNSATTLDLLSIHDTMNHTAQPDGAICVERKVADRLPNLVALSNRGDAWGELTATDQAGLRDEISIPTIDPARLRSIAAAYRLAFDAWQADDVGFNRPYLGGHETQLAGPMLRALEPRAVVRMAGSPPRSLRLGAWQNEFLREFLLGEESTAALMQPGTDWVEPPADRIAWLAERLQHAHDLVRRWGTALATTSSGGSAP
- a CDS encoding YdeI/OmpD-associated family protein — its product is MSQADAPRVLCESVDQWRDWLAANHDTETGVWLMTWRSATGRPAPPYEQQIEEALRVGWIDSTAKKLDEERAMLYFARRRPGSPWARTNKARIARLEAEGRMLPAGQAVVDRARADGSWTLLDSVEDLVVPDDLAAALDRHAGAREHWNAFPPSARKQILWWIAQAKRPETRSIRVEASAREASLGKRAR